A genomic region of Corticium candelabrum chromosome 6, ooCorCand1.1, whole genome shotgun sequence contains the following coding sequences:
- the LOC134181635 gene encoding enolase-phosphatase E1-like — translation MDSEKSAFDGVAKATGTGLETECAPSVQSDTPTLCDPTRMSTSDVTGRSLNDDTTSNSEATQDGERLMETDAAVEAATDDHNRSDEKTNVSVVNIEAEDGREMKATDGHARDSEDHEATTTEPGNVESETSSEIERKEETVVNETVDMDSNTSEGTDRQTSEPEPRLGTETGHSDVKETKPVDNTMNVESISSKLDTVEPKESEPEPKVGVDNGDDKMETMAGDDVMNTKSNATASEQDKSDSEAEPRLCTDERQDELEEKTLGEDAMEVETSSEPRDANLQTAEPQLTTGIKTGDDSSKTLPTDEPMDDESNVSDSMASVAMMTETETAVGTTTGLDGVKETMPPLVAMEIGHSDDEPIAGGQNEKDTLASELESDANTHSEPPVDEPKQDGLASSDVIARSDHNDQDIEANTETRNINGEEIDKPSGMIAEKEADLEHDVKSSETSGRVEVACTDSSGTDEVKPPASSETLKDKAVGDKECQQESATCDDEKEAKKSATCDDEEEEQELPDTDIANDESEGGLCDPYMKGDAKNDDERKGLTTRIAGDERDEGELQKQEKNQSNAEAVGGPDGQTNGYSPNIISDTTVDKDEDEQEQDDPESGDEGAKKTDLSNSDDDGWGRPWRNSSVPKPTKQRSWWTTADTDDYLTGYPGKEDYPQLKDNLDFYQNKIPSVPNGDYIDVIHKKWWGKYDKLEQHHSYIQWLFPIRETGLNWQAQELQLHEAEAICQDKVAHARVLKSYEMMLDFYGMKLEDKKTGKISRAKNWKGRYANLNRSMHNYLRITRILKCLGELDYEHLKFPFVQFCIQEAFETGALRNVARSCKDYWIYVIKDDRKRGELEDLVTALSSS, via the exons ATGGACTCTGAGAAAAGTGCTTTCGACGGTGTAGCGAAGGCGACTGGGACAGGTTTGGAGACAGAGTGTGCGCCCAGCGTACAGtcggacacgcccactttgtGTGACCCCACCCGGATGTCGACATCTGACGTCACAGGACGCAGCCTCAATGATGATACGACGTCAAATAGTGAAGCTACACAAGACGGGGAGAGACTTATGGAGACAGATGCtgcagttgaagctgcaacaGATGATCACAATCGAAGTGATGAGAAAACAAATGTCTCAGTTGTCAACATTGAGGCGGAAGATGGTAGAGAAATGAAGGCTACTGATGGTCATGCACGTGATAGCGAGGACCACGAGGCAACAACCACTGAACCCGGAAACGTCGAGTCAGAGACTTCATCAGAGATTGAAAGAAAAGAGGAGACTGTTGTCAATGAGACAGTAGATATGGATAGTAACACCAGTGAGGGTACCGACAGGCAAACGTCTGAACCAGAGCCACGTTTAGGGACAGAAACTGGACACAGCGATGTCAAGGAAACTAAGCCTGTAGACAATACTATGAATGTTGAGAGCATTAGCAGCAAGTTGGATACCGTTGAGCCCAAAGAGAGTGAACCGGAGCCGAAAGTGGGTGTTGACAATGGAGATGATAAGATGGAAACGATGGCAGGAGACGATGTCATGAATACGAAGAGCAATGCCACTGCCAGTGAGCAGGATAAGTCTGACTCAGAAGCAGAGCCACGTTTATGTACAGATGAGAGACAGGATGAATTGGAGGAAAAGACGCTGGGAGAGGATGCTATGGAAGTTGAAACCAGCAGTGAGCCCAGGGACGCTAATCTACAAACGGCCGAGCCACAGCTGACAACAGGCATCAAAACTGGAGATGATAGTAGCAAAACGTTGCCAACGGATGAGCCGATGGATGATGAGAGTAATGTCAGTGATTCTATGGCCTCTGTGGCAATGATGACCGAGACTGAGACGGCTGTGGGGACTACAACTGGACTTGATGGTGTGAAGGAAACGATGCCACCGCTCGTTGCTATGGAAATTGGGCACAGTGATGATGAGCCTATTGCAGGTGGTCAAAACGAGAAGGATACATTGGCCAGTGAATTGGAATCagacgcaaacacacacagtgagcCACCTGTAGATGAACCAAAGCAGGACGGCTTGGCTAGTAGTGATGTCATAGCAAGAAGTGATCATAACGATCAAGATATCGAGGCTAATACAGAAACAAGAAATATTAATGGGGAGGAAATTGATAAACCAAGTGGCATGATTGCAGAGAAAGAAGCTGATCTAGAACATGATGTGAAAAGCTCAGAAACAAGTGGGCGCGTCGAAGTAGCTTGTACTGATTCTTCTGGTACGGATGAAGTCAAGCCTCCAGCATCATCAGAGACATTGAAAGACAAAGCAGTAGGAGACAAAGAATGTCAACAGGAAAGTGCAACCTGTGACGATGAAAAGGAAGCAAAGAAAAGTGCAACCTGTGACGATGAAGAGGAAGAACAGGAACTACCAGATACAGACATAGCAAATGATGAATCTGAAGGTGGTTTGTGTGACCCATACATGAAAGGTGATGCTAAGAATGATGATGAACGTAAAGGTCTGACAACGCGCATTGCTGGGGATGAGAGAGATGAGGGAGAACTGCAAAAGCAAGAAAAGAATCAAAGCAATGCAGAGGCAGTTGGAGGtccagatggacaaacaaatg GTTATAGCCCAAACATAATTTCAGACACTacagtggacaaagatgaagaTGAACAAGAACAGGATGATCCTGAGTCAGGTGATGAGGGTGCCAAAAAAACCGATTTGAGCAATAGTGATGATGATGGCTGGGGAAGACCATGGAGAAAT AGTTCTGTTCCAAAACCCACTAAACAGCGATCTTGGTGGACGACTGCCGACACGGATGACTATCTTACTGGATATCCA GGGAAGGAAGACTACCCACAACTGAAAGACAACCTCGACTTCTACCAGAACAAAATACCATCCGTTCCTAATG GTGATTACATAGACGTAATACATAAGAAATGGTGGGGTAAGTATGACAAGCTGGAGCAACACCACAGTTATATTCAATG GTTGTTTCCAATACGCGAGACTGGCTTGAACTGGCAGGCACAGGAATTGCAGCTTCACGAAGCAGAG GCTATCTGTCAAGACAAAGTAGCTCACGCTCGAGTATTGAAGTCGTACGAAATGATGCTTGATTTCTACGGCATGAAGCTGGAGGACAAGAAAACAG GAAAGATCAGCAGAGCAAAGAACTGGAAAGGAAGATATGCAAACTTGAACAG GTCGATGCACAATTACCTGCGAATCACTCGGATACTGAAGTGTCTTGGTGAGCTGGACTATGAGCACCTGAAGTTTCCTTTCGTTCAATTTTGCATCCAGGAGGCATTCGAAACGGGCGCACTTCGTAATGTGGCCAGGAGCTGTAAAGACTACTGGATCTATGTTATCAAGGATGATAGGAAGCGAGGTGAACTGGAGGATCTAGTGACTGCACTATCGAGCTCGTAG
- the LOC134181399 gene encoding uncharacterized protein LOC134181399, protein MRCTPYWYGCVTRKVKRSESCGRDPCPPDSTPTAEDITTRPPTTQGPTTTSPVTTMSPTTLAPTTDKPTTEQPTTQRPTTEEPTTQQPTTEEPTTAEPTTEEPTTEEPTTEEPTTEEPTTEEPTTEEPTTEEPTTEEPTTEQPTTEEPTTEEPTTEQPTTVAPPATTQPTPTEECKDGQRFTDVCNRLCQCVDGTFVCYRIRKEISSMTRPERLSYITAYKRMTVDPRTRDRYSALIDSHRILFFQGLHDDVYFLPWHRWYLLQIENLVREIDCRVTIPYWAWSLVSNSNFTAPLWSDDESWLGGDGVSPDLCVQTGPFREGEYELIDSAVSRCLQRTFDSSPLPNEMLVTIVLETSPADVTDFVFGLEFTLHNRVHCQIGGTMCSIDSANAPEFFLHHGYVDKIWHDWQLKSDLHKTILFADDVMPMRSRVDSDIQLAGGLSPANLHDNENLPGDVKIRYEAPNHHRAYILSAAITSGALSAADLRSVPQIPVGAMPDGVWKLFGAGMDSAALQAAKEKDAALTAVPDEADSQSLSGVDLDLGFKVSDVVKMAAQKTAGNTEK, encoded by the exons ATGAGATGTACTCCGTACTGGTATGGGTGTGTGACACGCAAGGTGAAGAGAAGTGAATCATGCGGGAGAGATCCCTGTCCACCGG ACTCGACACCTACAGCTGAAGACATCACCACGCGCCCTCCAACAACACAAGGACCAACCACCACGTCACCCGTTACAACAATGTCACCCACTACGCTCGCACCCACCACAGACAAGCCAACCACAGAGCAACCTACAACACAAAGACCTACCACAGAAGagcctacaacacaacagcccACAACAGAAGAACCAACGACAGCAGAGCCTACCACGGAGGAGCCTACCACAGAGGAGCCTACAACAGAGGAGCCTACAACAGAGGAGCCTACCACAGAGGAGCCTACCACAGAGGAGCCTACAACAGAGGAGCCTACCACAGAGGAGCCTACCACAGAGCAGCCTACAACAGAGGAGCCTACCACAGAGGAGCCAACGACAGAGCAACCAACGACGGTCGCTCCCCCCGCGACAACCCAACCGACCCCGACCGAGGAATGCAAAGACGGCCAGAGATTCACGGACGTCTGCAATCGGCTCTGTCAGTGCGTCGACGGCACGTTCGTCTGCTACCGCATCCGCAAGGAGATCTCATCGATGACGAGACCGGAGCGACTCAGTTACATCACCGCTTACAAACGCATGACCGTCGACCCCCGAACGCGCGACCGCTACTCCGCACTCATCGACTCCCATCGCATTCTCTTCTTCCAGGGCCTCCACGACGACGTCTACTTCCTGCCCTGGCATCGTTGGTATCTCCTCCAGATCGAGAACCTCGTGCGCGAGATCGATTGCCGCGTGACGATTCCCTACTGGGCTTGGAGTCTCGTCTCGAACAGCAACTTTACGGCTCCGCTTTGGAGCGACGACGAATCCTGGCTCGGCGGCGACGGCGTTTCCCCCGACCTTTGCGTGCAAACCGGCCCGTTTCGCGAAGGAGAGTACGAGCTGATTGATAGCGCGGTTTCGCGCTGTCTGCAGCGAACGTTCGATTCGTCGCCGCTTCCGAACGAGATGCTTGTGACCATCGTGTTAGAGACCTCGCCCGCCGATGTGACCGACTTCGTTTTCGGGTTGGAATTCACGCTGCACAATCGCGTCCATTGTCAGATCGGCGGCACGATGTGCTCGATCGATTCGGCAAACGCGCCGGAGTTTTTCCTCCATCACGGATACGTCGACAAGATATGGCACGACTGGCAGCTGAAGAGTGATCTCCACAAGACAATCCTGTTTGCCGATGATGTAATGCCCATGAGGAGTCGAGTGGACTCGGACATTCAGCTCGCTGGCGGTCTCTCTCCGGCTAATCTTCACGACAACGAAAATCTTCCCGGGGACGTCAAAATCCGCTACGAGGCTCCCAATCATCACCGGGCGTACATACTGAGTGCGGCCATCACCAGCGGCGCACTCAGCGCCGCCGACCTCCGCTCCGTGCCGCAGATTCCCGTCGGCGCGATGCCCGACGGCGTGTGGAAGCTCTTTGGAGCGGGAATGGATTCGGCTGCGCTGCAGGCGGCGAAGGAGAAGGATGCGGCGCTGACCGCCGTCCCCGATGAGGCGGATTCGCAGTCGCTGTCGGGTGTGGATCTCGATTTGGGATTTAAAGTGTCGGACGTGGTGAAGATGGCCGCCCAGAAGACCGCGGGAAATACTGAAAAATAA